The Pseudanabaena galeata CCNP1313 genome includes a region encoding these proteins:
- a CDS encoding CoB--CoM heterodisulfide reductase iron-sulfur subunit B family protein: protein MTETKALKYAYYSGCVAKGACKELHASTTAIAQALGIELVELTKATCCGSGTFKETDELMEDVINARNISLAEELNLTVMTQCSTCQGVLGRVNDKLKSSDSARKDEVNALLNTQGHNFQGSTEVLHLLWILIRDYGLENIAAKVTRSLANLKCASFYGCYLLRSQTVTRFDDPFKPESLENIFRAVGATPVYYEGRVQCCGWPISSYAPKESFSMAGRHLTAAIAAGADCIVTPCPLCHLNLDSRQPEVEKVIGHKLGIPILHLPQLIGLAIGIEPKVLGLDRHIVSTSSVLQKLALQ, encoded by the coding sequence ATGACAGAAACTAAAGCATTGAAATACGCTTATTACTCAGGATGTGTTGCTAAGGGTGCTTGCAAAGAGCTACATGCATCAACAACAGCGATCGCTCAAGCCTTAGGAATTGAACTTGTAGAATTGACTAAGGCAACCTGCTGTGGTTCTGGCACATTCAAGGAAACCGACGAACTGATGGAGGACGTGATCAATGCCCGCAATATTTCTCTTGCCGAAGAATTAAACCTCACAGTAATGACGCAATGTAGCACCTGTCAGGGTGTACTCGGTCGTGTTAACGATAAGCTTAAAAGCTCAGATTCCGCACGCAAAGACGAAGTAAATGCGTTGCTGAATACTCAAGGACATAATTTCCAAGGTTCTACGGAAGTTTTGCATTTACTCTGGATTCTGATCCGCGACTATGGCTTAGAAAATATCGCCGCTAAAGTAACTCGTTCCTTAGCTAATCTTAAATGTGCTTCCTTTTATGGTTGCTACTTGTTGCGATCACAAACGGTCACTCGTTTCGACGATCCCTTCAAACCCGAATCTCTGGAAAATATTTTTCGTGCTGTCGGCGCAACTCCTGTGTATTACGAAGGACGTGTGCAATGTTGCGGCTGGCCAATTTCTAGCTATGCCCCCAAAGAATCTTTCTCAATGGCAGGACGACATCTAACGGCCGCGATCGCCGCAGGCGCAGATTGCATTGTTACGCCATGTCCGCTTTGTCATCTCAATCTTGATTCCCGTCAACCTGAAGTTGAAAAGGTGATTGGTCACAAATTAGGGATTCCGATTTTGCATTTACCGCAGTTGATTGGACTAGCGATCGGTATTGAGCCAAAAGTTCTGGGCTTAGATCGTCATATCGTTTCCACAAGTTCAGTCTTACAAAAACTTGCTTTGCAGTAA
- a CDS encoding inorganic phosphate transporter: protein MEYLLLGFAIALVIGFEFVNGFHDTANAVATVIYTNTLKPTYAVIWSGICNLLGVITSSGAVAFAIVALLPVELLVKADSNQSLIMVLALLTSAIIWNLGTWYLGLPVSSTHTLIGAILGIGLANSALSTEQNWWDGINWLQVQEVLLSLLISPLIGFCGAALLFIIAKALIKQENLYTAPAEDAPPLGIRTLLILTCSGVSFAHGSNDGQKGMGLMMLILVILLPSTFSLNMHTSPQAIAQLVATSQAVIPVFTAQIPKASVHDLIFENSQIELTNFLKPQGQLNENTWRSLASESQLISNSLSISSNFVDLSERDRAQIRNDIYLVASAITKLEKQEKLANLDEPYLLTDYRDQLDQTTKFIPYWVKITIALALGSGTMIGWKRVVVTVGEKIGKEPLNYAQGAIAELVTMTTIGTADYFGLPVSTTHILSSGIAGSMVANRAGVQSNTLKNLLLAWFLTLPVCILLGLGTYTISLFAVHQQFLGLS from the coding sequence ATGGAATATTTACTTTTAGGTTTTGCGATCGCCTTAGTGATCGGTTTTGAGTTCGTGAATGGATTTCACGACACCGCTAATGCTGTAGCAACTGTGATTTATACAAATACACTCAAGCCAACATACGCAGTTATTTGGTCAGGAATTTGCAATTTATTAGGTGTGATCACATCAAGTGGTGCAGTCGCTTTTGCAATTGTGGCTTTATTGCCTGTGGAATTACTCGTTAAAGCTGATTCAAACCAAAGTTTGATAATGGTTTTGGCTTTACTTACTTCCGCAATTATTTGGAACTTGGGAACTTGGTATTTGGGATTACCTGTATCCAGTACACATACTTTAATTGGTGCAATTTTGGGAATCGGTTTAGCGAATTCAGCTTTATCTACAGAACAAAACTGGTGGGATGGCATCAATTGGCTACAAGTGCAGGAAGTATTGCTTTCTCTTCTTATTTCACCATTGATCGGATTTTGTGGAGCTGCATTATTATTTATCATTGCCAAAGCTCTGATTAAACAAGAAAATCTCTATACCGCACCAGCAGAGGATGCTCCACCCTTGGGGATTAGGACGTTGCTAATTCTGACCTGTTCGGGAGTCAGTTTTGCCCATGGCTCTAATGATGGTCAAAAAGGAATGGGCTTAATGATGCTGATTTTAGTGATTTTACTACCAAGTACTTTCTCTTTAAATATGCATACTAGTCCGCAAGCGATCGCCCAATTGGTTGCGACATCACAAGCTGTTATTCCCGTGTTTACAGCACAGATACCCAAAGCTTCAGTTCATGATTTGATTTTTGAGAATAGTCAAATAGAACTTACGAACTTCTTAAAACCACAAGGTCAACTAAATGAAAATACTTGGCGATCGCTAGCTTCAGAAAGTCAATTAATTAGCAATAGTTTGTCAATCAGCAGTAATTTTGTAGATCTGTCAGAGCGTGATCGCGCCCAAATTAGAAATGATATTTATCTTGTTGCTAGTGCAATTACTAAATTAGAAAAACAAGAGAAATTAGCTAATCTTGATGAGCCTTATCTACTAACCGACTATCGCGATCAATTAGATCAAACAACCAAATTCATTCCCTATTGGGTAAAAATTACCATTGCCCTTGCCCTCGGATCAGGAACAATGATTGGATGGAAACGGGTTGTCGTTACTGTCGGCGAAAAGATTGGGAAAGAGCCTCTTAACTATGCTCAAGGTGCGATCGCGGAACTAGTCACCATGACCACGATTGGCACAGCCGATTATTTCGGATTACCCGTTAGCACTACCCATATACTTTCATCGGGCATCGCTGGATCGATGGTTGCAAATCGGGCTGGTGTTCAGAGTAATACTTTGAAAAACTTGCTACTAGCTTGGTTTTTAACATTACCAGTTTGTATACTGCTTGGACTTGGAACATATACTATTAGTCTATTTGCAGTTCATCAACAGTTTCTAGGTTTGAGTTAA
- a CDS encoding tRNA (cytidine(34)-2'-O)-methyltransferase, whose product MLQVALIYPEIPPNTGNIARTCAATNTHLHLVEPLGFEISDRQLKRAGIDYWEYVDVTVHPHIESLREASNGARWVCFSARGAKHFREFQYQDGDWLLFGSESSGLPQEVLANNPAVYIPMEHPKVRSLNLSVSAALGLFEARRQLGM is encoded by the coding sequence ATGCTGCAAGTCGCTCTTATCTATCCCGAAATTCCACCCAATACTGGCAATATTGCCCGCACCTGTGCTGCTACGAATACACATTTGCATCTAGTTGAGCCTCTGGGCTTTGAAATTAGCGATCGACAACTCAAGCGAGCAGGCATAGACTATTGGGAATATGTAGATGTAACTGTGCATCCTCATATCGAATCTTTGCGAGAAGCATCCAATGGAGCAAGGTGGGTTTGCTTTAGTGCGCGTGGAGCAAAACATTTTCGAGAATTTCAATACCAAGATGGTGACTGGCTATTATTTGGCAGTGAATCCAGTGGCTTACCCCAAGAAGTCCTTGCTAATAATCCTGCGGTTTATATCCCTATGGAACATCCGAAGGTTCGTAGCCTTAATCTCTCTGTGAGTGCTGCCCTCGGCTTATTTGAAGCCAGACGACAATTAGGAATGTAA
- a CDS encoding STAS domain-containing protein: MTHSSFLQDELKIVEQIDGDQVILKLNGALSVTTVPYFRQAVQPFIDRKLSAIVLDFEGVTKIVSRGVGAAIDMAVQAKKQGGKLRLENVGKYGRSLYIQGVHLVAEVPELEGFEP; encoded by the coding sequence ATGACTCATTCCTCATTTTTACAAGATGAACTCAAGATCGTCGAACAAATTGATGGCGATCAAGTTATTCTCAAACTGAATGGTGCTTTGAGTGTAACCACGGTTCCCTATTTTAGACAAGCCGTGCAACCATTTATTGACCGCAAATTATCAGCGATCGTTTTGGATTTTGAAGGAGTGACCAAGATCGTCAGTAGAGGCGTAGGCGCAGCGATCGATATGGCAGTGCAAGCTAAGAAGCAAGGCGGTAAGTTACGCCTAGAAAATGTTGGTAAATACGGACGCTCTCTTTATATTCAGGGTGTGCATTTAGTTGCTGAAGTTCCTGAATTAGAAGGATTTGAACCATAA
- a CDS encoding ABC transporter permease, which yields MPVNSTSDITPDPSQKSVRRLKWLEPVALLFPSGFWLIAFLIIPTAFILIQSLVPLGKTEFGLDNYQRVFEYVGGNFIYLVVVWRSLLYAMITTGFCLVLGFPVAYWLAVIAPKRWRNILLLLFVLPLWTSSLLRSYAWITILRPTGVLNTFLNFIGLSGINVLNKAEGVIIGMIYTYLPYMVLVLYTSLERLDLRLLEAAADLGANAKQTFWQITVPQVSSGIIAGSALVSITSFSDYINPQLLGGPGSRTIASIIELQFLGASSNRGFGSALSMVLILAVTIVIALLIKYGDRRVVSDG from the coding sequence ATGCCTGTGAATAGCACTTCAGACATTACCCCTGATCCTAGCCAGAAATCAGTACGTCGCCTCAAATGGCTTGAGCCTGTCGCCTTGCTTTTTCCCAGTGGCTTTTGGCTGATCGCATTTTTGATTATTCCAACGGCTTTTATTTTAATTCAGAGCCTTGTCCCTCTAGGTAAAACTGAGTTTGGGCTAGATAACTACCAAAGAGTATTTGAGTACGTTGGTGGTAACTTTATCTATCTAGTCGTCGTATGGCGATCGCTGCTTTATGCAATGATCACGACGGGATTTTGTCTGGTTTTAGGCTTCCCTGTCGCTTACTGGCTGGCGGTGATTGCGCCTAAGCGCTGGCGCAATATTTTGCTACTGCTATTTGTCTTACCCCTTTGGACTTCATCCCTATTGAGATCCTATGCATGGATTACAATTTTGCGTCCGACAGGAGTTTTAAATACCTTTCTTAACTTCATTGGGCTATCAGGGATCAATGTTTTAAACAAGGCGGAAGGAGTAATTATTGGCATGATTTACACCTATCTGCCCTATATGGTTTTAGTGCTATATACTTCGCTAGAACGTCTAGATTTACGCCTACTTGAGGCGGCGGCTGACCTTGGGGCTAATGCCAAACAAACTTTCTGGCAAATTACGGTTCCACAGGTTTCATCGGGGATTATCGCGGGATCGGCGCTGGTATCAATTACTAGTTTTAGCGATTACATTAACCCCCAACTACTAGGTGGGCCTGGTAGTCGCACGATCGCCTCAATTATTGAGTTGCAATTTCTAGGTGCAAGTAGCAACCGAGGGTTTGGCTCGGCTCTGAGTATGGTGCTAATTCTTGCTGTAACAATTGTGATTGCTTTGCTGATTAAATATGGCGATCGTAGGGTGGTAAGTGATGGCTAA
- the mreC gene encoding rod shape-determining protein MreC, producing the protein MDSIRSWWERYSFQTVVVTAGIGLAWFIRQTQGVAIMETYQFLSRPFQSSVSKQELLQDAQVRELRYRLTELESQNQRMKELLKVRVTPRDVGIWATVIGRGADSWWNQILIGKGSNDGIKSGAVVVAPGGLVGRVTHVSPNSSQILLISDPNSQVGVVVSRSRFSGMLKGQSQNTATLDFFERDPDVKVGDIVHTSQFSTLFPENVPVGRIKSINLDKQPAPEAIVEFSTPLGLLDYVEVYPFQEKL; encoded by the coding sequence ATGGATTCAATCCGTAGTTGGTGGGAGCGCTATAGCTTTCAAACTGTTGTGGTTACTGCTGGAATTGGGCTTGCGTGGTTTATCCGCCAAACTCAAGGTGTAGCGATTATGGAAACCTATCAGTTTCTCAGCCGCCCTTTTCAATCAAGTGTATCTAAGCAAGAATTATTGCAAGATGCTCAAGTACGCGAGCTTCGCTATCGCTTGACTGAGTTAGAGTCCCAAAACCAGAGAATGAAAGAGCTTTTGAAGGTGAGAGTAACCCCAAGAGATGTCGGTATTTGGGCAACGGTTATCGGTCGTGGGGCTGACTCTTGGTGGAATCAAATCTTAATTGGCAAAGGTAGCAATGATGGGATTAAATCAGGTGCTGTAGTGGTAGCACCTGGTGGTTTAGTTGGTCGTGTTACCCATGTTTCCCCCAACAGTAGTCAGATTTTGCTAATCAGTGATCCAAATAGCCAGGTTGGTGTAGTCGTTAGTCGAAGTCGTTTTAGTGGAATGCTGAAGGGGCAAAGCCAAAATACAGCGACCCTAGACTTTTTTGAGCGCGATCCTGACGTAAAAGTTGGAGATATTGTGCATACTTCACAATTTAGTACTCTATTTCCTGAAAATGTGCCCGTTGGTCGGATTAAATCCATAAATCTTGATAAGCAACCAGCCCCTGAAGCGATCGTCGAGTTTTCGACTCCTTTGGGATTATTGGATTATGTAGAGGTATATCCTTTCCAAGAGAAGCTTTAA
- a CDS encoding ABC transporter permease, which yields MANQINVPTVKRWQTWYTVLAFFYMYLPIAVLTIFSFNQSPSPSKWTGFTWEWYAKFLQNPTLLAALKNSLSVALTAVSISAVLGTLTAVGLARYYFPGKSLYRGVTYLPLIIPDIAIAVATLVFFAAIKLPLSLVTIVIAHIVFCLAYVAVVVSSRLATIDPKLEEAALDLGATPVQAFLRVLLPQLLPGIVSGCLLAFILSMDDFVIAYFTAGVGSTTLPIAIFSSLRSGGVTPELNALSVLLIIASGSMAAIAEAIRSWGNHD from the coding sequence ATGGCTAATCAAATCAATGTCCCGACCGTTAAGCGTTGGCAAACTTGGTATACAGTCCTTGCCTTCTTTTATATGTACTTGCCGATCGCTGTTCTCACGATCTTTAGCTTTAATCAATCCCCTTCACCATCAAAATGGACTGGGTTTACTTGGGAGTGGTATGCCAAGTTTCTCCAAAATCCAACTCTGCTTGCAGCCTTAAAAAATAGTCTTAGTGTGGCGCTAACTGCGGTATCGATCTCTGCTGTATTAGGTACGCTGACGGCTGTCGGGTTAGCCCGCTATTATTTTCCAGGCAAGAGTTTATATCGTGGCGTTACTTATTTGCCATTGATCATTCCAGACATTGCGATCGCCGTAGCCACTCTCGTATTTTTTGCAGCGATTAAATTACCACTTAGCCTAGTTACAATCGTAATAGCTCATATTGTTTTTTGTTTAGCCTATGTCGCTGTAGTCGTTTCCAGTCGTCTTGCGACGATTGATCCCAAACTTGAAGAAGCGGCTCTTGATCTAGGCGCTACTCCTGTCCAAGCTTTTTTACGAGTATTGTTGCCCCAGCTTTTACCAGGGATTGTGTCAGGCTGTCTGCTCGCGTTTATCCTGAGCATGGATGACTTTGTAATTGCGTATTTCACCGCAGGCGTGGGATCGACTACGCTACCGATCGCTATTTTCTCATCACTACGGAGTGGGGGGGTCACGCCCGAATTAAATGCTCTCAGCGTATTACTAATTATTGCGTCAGGATCAATGGCGGCGATCGCTGAAGCAATCAGAAGTTGGGGCAATCATGATTAG
- the rpe gene encoding ribulose-phosphate 3-epimerase, with product MPKKSTVISPSILSADFSRLGDDIRAVDAAGADWIHVDVMDGRFVPNITIGPLVVSAIRPVTTKILDVHLMIAEPERYVPDFAKAGADIITVHAEHTACPHLHRNLCQIKELGKLAGVSLNPSTPLSFIEYVLDLCDLVLIMSVNPGFGGQSFIPNVIPKIAKLRQMCDDRGLDPWIEVDGGLKANNTWQVLEAGANAIVAGSAVFNAPDYAEAIKGIRNSKRPELVTA from the coding sequence ATGCCTAAAAAGTCCACAGTTATTTCCCCTTCAATCTTGTCTGCTGACTTTAGCCGTTTAGGTGACGACATTCGTGCAGTTGATGCGGCGGGTGCAGATTGGATTCACGTTGATGTGATGGATGGACGCTTCGTGCCAAACATTACCATTGGGCCATTGGTAGTTTCGGCTATTCGTCCTGTTACTACAAAGATTTTAGATGTGCATTTGATGATTGCTGAGCCAGAAAGATATGTGCCTGACTTTGCCAAGGCTGGTGCGGATATCATCACCGTTCATGCAGAGCATACTGCTTGCCCTCACCTACATCGCAATCTTTGCCAAATCAAGGAACTTGGTAAACTCGCTGGTGTTTCCCTCAACCCTTCGACCCCTTTGAGCTTTATTGAGTACGTTCTCGATCTATGCGACTTGGTTTTGATTATGAGTGTAAACCCCGGATTTGGCGGACAAAGCTTTATTCCTAACGTAATTCCTAAAATCGCCAAGTTGCGTCAAATGTGTGACGATCGCGGACTTGATCCTTGGATTGAAGTTGATGGTGGTCTCAAGGCTAACAACACTTGGCAAGTTCTAGAAGCTGGTGCGAATGCGATCGTCGCTGGTTCCGCAGTATTTAACGCTCCTGACTACGCTGAAGCGATTAAGGGTATTCGCAACAGTAAGCGTCCTGAGCTAGTCACAGCTTAA
- a CDS encoding helix-hairpin-helix domain-containing protein, with translation MKIVSRTSLGIQCVFDIGLEQDHNFLLNNGYIASNCFNKSHSVAYGYVTYQTAYLKANYPVEYMAALLSSVSGDQDKVQRYIANCRSMGIPVVPPDVNSSGEDFTPRGQQILFGLAAIKNLGAGPIASILQARQDGAFTSLADLCSRLDSRSLNKKALEALIQTGALDLLEPNRHQLMNDLDITMEWASRRAKEQASGQGNIFDFFGESSQTKTFDTAPTTTRVQDYSSQEKLRMEKELLGFYISDHPLSVVSRSAKLMAPINLCDIPDSTETKIVTAIALILDIKEVVTKKGDRMAILQLEDLTGSTEAVVFPKTFDKVKHLLEKDKRLMVWGKIDRRDEQTQLIIDNMQPIESVRMVRVELTREQASDRQVLQQLKTALNPNPNYGNSNQGNSSYGNSSYGRNEPDNSGKIPVIAAIEYMPKLVRLGNQFWVEDEETAVKALQQAGFKATYDALVT, from the coding sequence ATGAAAATCGTTAGCCGCACATCGTTGGGCATACAATGTGTTTTCGATATTGGCTTAGAACAAGATCACAATTTTTTATTAAATAACGGCTATATTGCCTCTAACTGCTTTAATAAATCCCATAGCGTCGCCTATGGATATGTAACCTATCAAACTGCATATCTTAAAGCGAACTATCCCGTTGAATATATGGCGGCTCTGTTGTCTTCGGTCAGTGGCGACCAAGACAAAGTTCAGCGATATATTGCTAACTGTCGCAGTATGGGGATTCCTGTGGTCCCGCCTGATGTAAATAGTTCAGGTGAAGACTTTACTCCCCGTGGACAACAGATTCTATTTGGCTTAGCCGCAATTAAAAATCTTGGAGCAGGGCCGATCGCTTCAATTTTACAGGCTCGTCAAGATGGGGCTTTTACATCTTTGGCGGATTTATGTAGCCGCCTTGATTCGCGATCGCTAAACAAAAAAGCTTTAGAAGCTTTAATTCAAACTGGGGCTTTAGATTTACTAGAGCCAAATCGCCATCAGTTGATGAATGATTTGGATATCACCATGGAATGGGCTTCGCGACGCGCTAAGGAACAAGCGTCTGGACAAGGCAATATTTTTGATTTTTTTGGTGAAAGTAGCCAGACGAAAACCTTTGATACTGCGCCAACCACAACTCGCGTTCAAGACTATTCATCCCAAGAAAAGCTGAGGATGGAGAAGGAATTGTTAGGTTTCTATATTTCCGATCATCCCCTCAGTGTGGTCAGCCGTTCCGCAAAATTAATGGCTCCGATCAATCTCTGTGATATTCCCGATTCGACAGAAACCAAAATCGTGACGGCGATCGCCTTAATTCTTGACATCAAAGAAGTTGTCACCAAAAAAGGCGATCGCATGGCTATTTTGCAGCTAGAAGATCTGACTGGCAGCACTGAAGCTGTAGTTTTCCCGAAAACCTTTGATAAAGTGAAGCATCTTCTCGAAAAAGATAAACGTTTGATGGTGTGGGGAAAAATTGATCGCCGCGATGAGCAGACACAATTAATTATTGATAATATGCAGCCAATTGAGTCCGTAAGGATGGTGCGGGTTGAACTGACTCGTGAACAAGCTAGCGATCGCCAAGTCTTACAACAACTCAAAACCGCCTTAAATCCTAATCCTAATTATGGTAATTCCAATCAAGGCAATTCTAGCTATGGCAACTCTAGCTATGGCAGGAACGAACCTGACAACTCTGGCAAAATCCCTGTAATTGCGGCGATCGAATATATGCCAAAGTTAGTACGCCTAGGCAATCAATTCTGGGTCGAAGATGAAGAAACGGCTGTTAAAGCTTTACAACAAGCAGGCTTCAAAGCCACCTACGACGCACTAGTTACTTAA
- a CDS encoding Uma2 family endonuclease, whose protein sequence is MTPATVSNIATTENKTPESNPTHEIFYPSEDGEPLAETSIHADAIIATVGVLRNYLAIAFQERSPVVLADQFLYYAQGFPKLRVSPDVMVIFEIPQVPYDNYKIWETGKVPSIIFEITSPKTQAKDKEFKRNLYEDIGVQEYWLFDPKGEWIPEKLRGYRLDYRERDDDNIYYPITDGCSQVLGLRLEVEEHLINFYQLDTGEKLLMPVELLFALQNQKHLTIQESQRAELESQRAEQESQRAEQESQRAEQESQRAEQESQRAEQESQRAEQESQRAEQESQRANAAELQIKQLRDRLIALGIDPDLSL, encoded by the coding sequence ATGACTCCAGCCACTGTTTCTAATATTGCAACCACTGAGAATAAAACACCAGAAAGCAATCCCACACACGAAATCTTTTACCCTTCCGAGGATGGTGAACCCTTGGCAGAAACTTCTATTCATGCTGATGCGATTATTGCCACTGTTGGCGTATTACGAAATTATTTAGCGATCGCTTTTCAGGAGCGATCGCCAGTTGTCCTTGCTGACCAATTTCTTTACTATGCCCAAGGCTTTCCCAAGCTGAGAGTGTCGCCTGACGTAATGGTAATCTTCGAGATTCCACAAGTACCATACGACAATTATAAAATTTGGGAGACAGGTAAGGTTCCCAGCATCATTTTTGAGATTACCTCACCTAAAACTCAGGCAAAAGATAAGGAATTTAAAAGGAATCTGTATGAGGATATAGGGGTACAAGAATATTGGCTTTTTGATCCTAAGGGTGAGTGGATACCCGAAAAGCTGCGTGGCTATCGACTCGATTACAGAGAACGCGATGATGACAATATCTATTACCCAATTACGGATGGATGTAGTCAGGTTTTGGGCTTGCGCCTAGAGGTCGAAGAGCATCTTATTAATTTTTATCAGCTAGACACAGGTGAAAAATTACTAATGCCTGTTGAGCTACTATTTGCGCTACAAAATCAAAAGCACCTTACTATTCAAGAAAGCCAACGTGCTGAACTAGAGAGCCAGCGTGCTGAACAAGAAAGCCAACGTGCTGAACAAGAAAGCCAACGTGCTGAGCAAGAGAGCCAGCGTGCTGAGCAAGAGAGCCAGCGTGCTGAGCAAGAAAGCCAACGTGCTGAGCAAGAAAGCCAACGTGCTGAACAAGAAAGCCAACGTGCTAATGCTGCGGAATTACAAATAAAACAATTACGCGATCGCCTTATTGCTCTAGGTATTGATCCAGATTTATCTTTATAA
- the mreD gene encoding rod shape-determining protein MreD: MLDRKVSLSKKFLNWAVTIGSLLICILAMYTRFPGMTLMGIAPNWLLIWLVAWSVNRPVFLSVMAGIAIGFIQDSMTFADMYVSPTHALGLAIAGGLTSLLQKQRYMQEDFISIALIVFGMAVIVETMHAVQLTAMGAEMDNVWALQQRIALSSAILSSLWSHAIYFPLSRWWRSLEKQED, from the coding sequence ATGCTCGATCGCAAAGTTTCCCTCTCCAAAAAGTTTTTAAACTGGGCTGTGACCATTGGTTCACTGCTAATTTGCATCTTAGCGATGTATACCAGATTTCCAGGTATGACCTTGATGGGAATTGCCCCTAACTGGTTACTAATCTGGCTAGTGGCTTGGAGCGTCAATCGTCCTGTATTTTTGTCAGTAATGGCAGGGATTGCCATAGGATTTATACAGGATAGTATGACCTTTGCGGACATGTATGTTTCACCAACTCATGCTTTGGGACTAGCGATCGCTGGAGGACTAACCTCACTTTTGCAGAAACAGCGATATATGCAAGAGGACTTTATTTCGATCGCGTTAATTGTGTTTGGCATGGCGGTAATTGTTGAAACTATGCACGCAGTGCAATTAACGGCTATGGGAGCCGAAATGGATAATGTTTGGGCTTTACAACAACGGATTGCCCTTAGTTCGGCAATTTTGAGTAGTTTATGGTCACATGCAATTTACTTTCCCCTCAGTCGTTGGTGGCGATCGCTCGAAAAGCAAGAAGATTAA
- a CDS encoding ATP-binding protein encodes MSEKPLKLRISIPPVEGIEDIPIAAVEVLATKMGFDPDAVQDIVQALTEALVNAVLYSTSDLDVEVVVFAANTSLIVEVHDRGSGFDIDSVPPPDFDLISEIGVKNGGFGIHMIKALVDKVEIESTNQGTTVRMSKFLSIPKPILQS; translated from the coding sequence ATGAGTGAGAAGCCTTTAAAGCTGCGAATCTCAATTCCACCCGTTGAGGGAATCGAGGACATTCCCATCGCAGCAGTCGAAGTACTCGCTACAAAAATGGGGTTTGATCCTGATGCTGTGCAAGATATCGTACAAGCTCTTACGGAAGCTTTAGTTAATGCGGTTCTTTACAGTACATCTGATCTTGACGTAGAAGTTGTAGTTTTCGCGGCAAACACCAGCCTAATTGTAGAAGTCCATGATCGTGGATCGGGTTTTGATATTGATAGTGTACCTCCGCCTGATTTTGATTTGATATCCGAGATTGGTGTCAAAAATGGCGGGTTTGGTATACATATGATCAAAGCGCTGGTTGATAAGGTCGAGATCGAATCTACCAATCAAGGTACAACAGTCCGTATGAGTAAGTTCCTGTCTATCCCCAAACCCATTCTCCAATCATGA